A window from gamma proteobacterium SS-5 encodes these proteins:
- the ruvX gene encoding Holliday junction resolvase RuvX produces the protein MILLGFDYGTRKIGVASGQDLTGQAAPLTTLAMVQQRPDWDAIGRLIAEWRPQRLIVGLPLNMDDTPTFLTERTRRFARQLEGRYRLPVELVDERLTSKAAKAEFGEFSKATRRLGLDAFAAKLILETWLAQQVPAP, from the coding sequence GTGATCCTGCTTGGCTTTGACTACGGCACGCGCAAGATCGGCGTGGCCAGCGGCCAGGACCTGACCGGCCAGGCCGCGCCCCTGACCACCCTGGCCATGGTCCAGCAACGGCCGGACTGGGATGCCATCGGCCGCCTGATAGCCGAATGGCGGCCGCAGCGGCTGATTGTCGGCCTGCCACTCAACATGGACGATACGCCGACCTTCCTGACCGAGCGCACGCGTCGCTTTGCCCGGCAACTGGAGGGCCGCTACCGACTGCCGGTGGAACTGGTGGATGAACGCCTGACCAGCAAGGCGGCCAAGGCCGAGTTTGGTGAATTCAGTAAGGCTACGCGGCGTCTGGGGCTGGACGCCTTCGCCGCCAAGCTGATCCTGGAGACCTGGCTGGCACAACAGGTGCCTGCTCCCTGA
- a CDS encoding potassium transporter has protein sequence MQLKGIQRILGILLMLFSLTMLPPLLVSWYYQDGALLAFLNGLALLFLLGLSAWAPVRDFKRELRLRDGFLIVVMFWTVLGLSGAVPLLLSDLHIGLTDAVFESISGLTTTGATVIVGLDDLPRSILYYRQQLQWLGGMGIIVLAVAVLPMLGIGGMQMYRAETPGPMKDNKLTPRITETAKALWYIYLGLTVACALAYWAAGMSLFDAIGHSYSTVAIGGFSTHDASMGHFNSSLIEMIAVLFMLISGVNFSLHFLAWRHRSLRGYLQDAEFRFYIGVLATVTLVVTLVLYWQNIYLDWETAFLKAIFQAVSIGTTTGFTTAEYHVWPGFIAILLLFTSFIGGCANSTGGGIKVIRILLLIKQGMREIIKLIHPSIQIPIRLGGRIISPKVIESVWGFFALYVGTFTLMYLALALTGLDLMTSFSAVAASINNLGPGLAQVGTNYAGINDTAKWILCFAMILGRLEIFTLLVILTPAFWRQ, from the coding sequence ATGCAGTTGAAAGGCATCCAACGCATTCTCGGCATCCTTTTGATGCTGTTCAGCCTGACCATGCTGCCGCCGCTGCTGGTCTCCTGGTATTACCAGGACGGTGCCCTGCTGGCCTTCCTCAATGGCCTGGCCCTGCTGTTTCTGCTGGGGCTGAGCGCCTGGGCACCGGTGCGCGACTTCAAGCGTGAGCTGCGCCTGCGCGATGGCTTTCTTATCGTGGTGATGTTCTGGACCGTGCTCGGCCTCAGTGGCGCGGTACCTCTGCTCCTGTCCGACCTGCACATCGGCCTTACCGATGCGGTGTTTGAGTCCATCTCCGGCCTGACCACCACGGGTGCCACCGTCATTGTTGGCCTGGATGATCTGCCCCGCTCCATCCTCTATTACCGCCAGCAACTGCAATGGCTCGGCGGCATGGGCATCATCGTCCTGGCGGTGGCGGTGCTGCCCATGCTGGGCATAGGCGGCATGCAGATGTACCGCGCCGAGACGCCGGGGCCGATGAAGGACAACAAGCTGACGCCGCGCATCACGGAGACGGCCAAGGCCCTCTGGTATATCTACCTGGGCCTGACGGTGGCCTGCGCCCTGGCCTATTGGGCGGCAGGCATGAGCCTGTTCGATGCCATCGGCCACAGTTACTCCACCGTGGCCATAGGTGGCTTTTCCACCCACGATGCCAGCATGGGCCATTTCAACAGCAGCCTGATCGAGATGATCGCGGTGCTGTTCATGCTCATCTCCGGGGTCAACTTCAGCCTGCATTTTCTCGCCTGGCGCCATCGCAGCCTGCGCGGTTATCTGCAGGATGCCGAGTTTCGCTTCTACATCGGCGTGCTGGCCACGGTCACCCTGGTGGTCACCCTGGTGCTCTATTGGCAGAACATCTACCTGGACTGGGAGACCGCCTTTCTCAAGGCCATCTTTCAGGCGGTATCGATCGGCACCACCACCGGCTTCACCACCGCCGAGTACCACGTCTGGCCCGGTTTTATCGCCATTTTGCTGCTGTTTACCAGCTTCATCGGCGGTTGCGCCAACTCCACCGGCGGCGGCATCAAGGTGATCCGCATCCTGCTGCTGATCAAGCAGGGCATGCGCGAGATCATCAAGCTGATCCACCCCAGCATCCAGATCCCCATCCGCCTGGGCGGGCGTATCATCTCACCCAAGGTGATCGAGTCGGTGTGGGGCTTCTTTGCCCTCTATGTGGGCACCTTTACCCTGATGTATCTGGCCCTGGCCCTGACCGGCCTGGACCTGATGACCTCCTTCTCGGCGGTGGCCGCCTCGATCAATAACCTCGGCCCCGGCCTGGCCCAGGTAGGAACCAACTACGCCGGCATCAACGACACCGCCAAGTGGATACTCTGCTTTGCCATGATCCTTGGCCGCCTGGAGATCTTCACCCTGCTGGTGATCCTCACCCCGGCCTTTTGGCGTCAGTGA
- a CDS encoding YqgE/AlgH family protein: MNPDNNQLTNQFLIAMPGMQDPNFSRTLSFVCEHSAGGAMGIIINRPAELVLGDILDQLSYNTGSEIVYRQPVYHGGPLQPERGFVIHSDNSVWDSTMAVSEHISVTTSRDILEAIAKGEGPANILMALGYAGWGPGQLEAELSDNVWLSGPASDEILFRAPAEQRLALAASQLGIDLNLISTQAGHA; encoded by the coding sequence ATGAATCCGGATAACAACCAGTTGACCAACCAGTTTCTCATTGCCATGCCCGGGATGCAGGATCCCAATTTCAGCCGCACCCTGAGCTTTGTCTGCGAACATTCCGCCGGGGGCGCCATGGGCATCATCATCAACCGGCCGGCGGAACTGGTGCTGGGCGACATCCTCGACCAGCTCTCCTACAACACCGGCAGCGAGATCGTCTATCGCCAGCCGGTCTATCACGGTGGTCCGCTGCAACCGGAGCGGGGCTTCGTTATCCACAGCGACAACAGCGTCTGGGACTCCACCATGGCGGTCAGCGAGCACATTAGCGTGACCACCTCGCGCGACATCCTGGAGGCGATCGCCAAGGGTGAAGGCCCGGCCAACATCCTCATGGCCCTGGGCTACGCCGGTTGGGGGCCGGGCCAGCTGGAGGCCGAGCTGAGCGACAACGTCTGGCTCAGCGGTCCGGCCAGTGACGAGATCCTGTTCCGCGCCCCGGCGGAGCAACGCCTGGCCCTGGCCGCCAGCCAGCTGGGCATAGACCTGAACCTGATCTCTACCCAGGCGGGACATGCCTGA